A single region of the Eublepharis macularius isolate TG4126 chromosome 14, MPM_Emac_v1.0, whole genome shotgun sequence genome encodes:
- the LOC129341879 gene encoding protein phosphatase 1 regulatory subunit 3C-B-like, giving the protein MSCGDLFQVFSTRAIVPRATPSDRATRHSLSHPTPIRKLLDSYEELRGGLGHQPLRSCLNNKLCVEPERQEGAKGCRGKKKKKVVFADMKGFSLTAVRIFSKIEEDLCDLHHALANLTSFRNKYRGSRLEMRKYVLDFSQPSADYSAFRSRLQSSFVSLESCLIQEKSLSGTIKVRNIHYEKKVYIRITFDSWKTFQDICCQYMHNTYGFTDMDAFSFEVALPKTTPSGSVEFCISFQCGPKVYWDNNQGKNYRIRQEVASSPPGALSRLAKSTIGAGEPLGTSRAAALVFSRLQTWRRSENRDPYW; this is encoded by the exons ATGAGTTGCGGCGA ccttttccaggtattcagtaCACGGGCCATTGTGCCCCGAGCCACACCAAGTGACCGGGCCACACGGCATTCCCTGAGCCACCCTACTCCCATCCGTAAACTGCTGGACTCCTATGAGGAGCTGCGAGGTGGCCTGGGGCATCAGCCCTTGAGATCTTGTCTGAACAACAAACTCTGTGTGGAACCCGAGAGGCAGGAGGGTGCCAAGGGCTGCCgtggcaagaagaagaagaaggtggtCTTTGCAGACATGAAGGGCTTCTCTCTAACCGCAGTCCGGATCTTCTCCAAGATCGAGGAAGACCTGTGTGATTTGCACCATGCTCTGGCTAACCTGACCAGCTTCCGCAACAAGTATCGGGGCTCCCGCCTTGAGATGAGAAAGTACGTGCTGGACTTCTCCCAGCCTTCTGCTGACTATTCGGCTTTTCGCAGTCGCCTACAGAGCAGTTTTGTTTCCTTGGAGAGCTGCCTGATCCAAGAGAAGTCACTCTCCGGGACTATCAAAGTCAGAAACATTCATTATGAGAAGAAAGTCTACATCCGGATCACCTTCGACTCCTGGAAGACATTCCAGGATATCTGTTGTCAGTATATGCACAATACATATGGCTTTACAGACATGGATGCATTTTCCTTCGAGGTGGCTCTACCCAAAACTACTCCTTCTGGTTCTGTTGAGTTCTGTATCTCCTTCCAGTGTGGCCCAAAAGTCTACTGGGACAACAACCAAGGGAAAAACTACAGAATACGCCAAGAGGTAGCTTCTTCCCCTCCTGGTGCCCTTTCACGGCTGGCAAAAAGCACCATTGGGGCTGGGGAGCCATTGGGGACCTCTCGGGCAGCAGCGTTGGTCTTTTCTCGCTTGCAGACCTGGCGGCGGTCAGAGAACCGTGACCCTTACTGGTAG